The Streptomyces sp. RKND-216 genomic sequence GTGTCCGGCGTCCAGGCCGCCCGGGTGAAGGTGGGCCGGCGCCGGGTGCGGGCCCGCGCACAGGCTCACTTCCGCGAACTCGACGAGGTACGCGCCGAACTGGACTCCGCTCTGGGAGAGGGCATCCGGGAGCTGGGGGTGGCGAGGCGGCACCGGCTGTCGGTGCGCGTCCGGCGCCCGAAACGATGAGGGGCCCCGCCGACGGCACGGCCGTCCGGCGAGGGGCCGAGGCGAGGAGAGAGGGAGGGCGATGCTCCGCACGGTCAACCGAGTCCTGCTGACCCTGGCCGGCCTGCTGCTGCTCGTGCTGGGCCTGGCGGTCCTGGCCGGCGGCCTTGACCTGCAACGGCGCTGGGGTTACGACCTGGGTTCCGCGTGGCCGTGGAAGGGCCCCGGCGACGTCCTGCTGACCGACGCCGACCGCACTCGCTTCCGCGACGACGGCTGGTGGTGGCCGGTGGTGATCGCAGGTCTCGCCGTCCTGGTGCTGCTCCTGCTGTGGTGGTTCCTGGCCCAGCTGCGGCGGCGCAGGCTGGGGGAGGTGCTGGTGGAGAGCGGTGACGGCGAGGGGGCGCTGCTCCGTGGCCGCGCCCTGGCCGACGTGCTGGCGGCCGAGGCCGAGTCGCTGGCGGGCGTTGACCGCGTGCGGGTGAGGCTGCTGGGGCGCCGCACCCGGCCGAGCGCCCGGGTCGACGTGCGCCTGGAGCCGCACGGCAGGCCCGCGGCCACCGTCGAACGGCTGCGGGCCGAGGCACTGGAGCACGCCCGCATCTCCGCGGGCCTGGACGCCCTGCCGGCGGAGGTCAGGCTGCGCGGCCGGCGTCACCGCGCCGAACGCGTCACCTGACCCGCCCCGCGCGCCCGGTCACCGGTACGGCCGAGTCCCCTCGCGCGGCCGTCGCCCGCGCGTCTCCCGCCGCCGGGCAGGCCGGGGAGAGACGCGCGCGGACGGCGCGGTCACAGGCCGCGGCGCGCACCCCCGTCCACCGGCACCACCACGCCGTTCACGTAGGAGGCGGCGGGGGAGAGCAGGAACGCCGCCGCACGGCCGAACTCCTCCGGCGTGCCGTACCGGCGCAGCGGCACCTTCTCCTCGCTGCGCCGCCGGGAAGCCTCCGCGTCGCCGCTGAGCGCGTCGAGTTCCCGCACCCGGTCGGTGTCGACACGGCCTGGAGCGAGACTCACCACCCGCACGCCCCGCGGACCCACCTCGTCGGCCAGCGTCTTCGCGAAGCCTGCCAGGCCCGGACGCAGTCCGTTGGAGACGGTGAGGCCGGGGATGGGCTCGTGGACGGAGCCGGACAGGACGAAACCGACGACTCCGCCCTCGCCGAGTGCGGCGGCCGCGGTGCGGGCAAGCCGGACCGCGCCGAGGAACACCGAGTCGAACGCGGCCTGCCATTGCTCGTCGGTGATCGTCTCGGCCGGGCCGGCGGGTGGGCCGCCGACGCTGACGAGCATGCCGTCGAAGCGCCCGAACCGGGCCCGGGCGGTCTCGATCAGCCGACCCGGGGTCGCCGGGTCGGCGTTGTCCGCCGCCACCGGGGCGGCGGACTCGGCGCCGAGCCGGGCCGCCGCCTCGGCGGCGGCCTCCTCGGTCCGGCCGGTCACCACGACCTTCGCCCCCTCGGCGACGAGCTGCTGCGCCGAGGCGAAGCCCAGGCCACGGGTGGCGCCGGTGACGACGTATACGCGGTCCTTCAAGCCAAGATCCATGCCCGCAGTCTGCCCTATGCCGTGCCAGGTGCCAGGTGCCAGGTGCCAGGTGCCAGGTGCCAGGTGCCAAGGGCCGGCGTCCGTCCCGTGCCCGGGC encodes the following:
- a CDS encoding SDR family oxidoreductase, whose product is MDLGLKDRVYVVTGATRGLGFASAQQLVAEGAKVVVTGRTEEAAAEAAARLGAESAAPVAADNADPATPGRLIETARARFGRFDGMLVSVGGPPAGPAETITDEQWQAAFDSVFLGAVRLARTAAAALGEGGVVGFVLSGSVHEPIPGLTVSNGLRPGLAGFAKTLADEVGPRGVRVVSLAPGRVDTDRVRELDALSGDAEASRRRSEEKVPLRRYGTPEEFGRAAAFLLSPAASYVNGVVVPVDGGARRGL
- the amaP gene encoding alkaline shock response membrane anchor protein AmaP encodes the protein MLRTVNRVLLTLAGLLLLVLGLAVLAGGLDLQRRWGYDLGSAWPWKGPGDVLLTDADRTRFRDDGWWWPVVIAGLAVLVLLLLWWFLAQLRRRRLGEVLVESGDGEGALLRGRALADVLAAEAESLAGVDRVRVRLLGRRTRPSARVDVRLEPHGRPAATVERLRAEALEHARISAGLDALPAEVRLRGRRHRAERVT